In Zingiber officinale cultivar Zhangliang chromosome 3B, Zo_v1.1, whole genome shotgun sequence, a single window of DNA contains:
- the LOC122056718 gene encoding protein NRT1/ PTR FAMILY 8.3-like isoform X2 produces the protein MAMEGDDELENGELSPLKPLSLENESSLHGPHLNHKPSNSKALATILGFQYLDGVAFNGIGANLIVYFRTVLHGNNAANAANVATWGGTCFTTPLFGAILADTYWGNYKTILISLFVYLIGMVTVTSSAFSATSKSFNCEGNSCQSSSTFLFCGLYLVAIGSGGIKATLLPFGADQFDDEIPLEKERKGAFFSWFYLCITLGGLTSGTIIVWIQENIDWGLGYCIATFCLATALAAFVLGTPNYRQRLPTGSPLASIVQVLVASYKKRNAELPRDSSLLYEVNKGTSGVQPKLPHTNEFRFLDKAAVVSALDLKDGSPQNSSSLCTVTQVEELKLFLRLLPIWANSIVYAAVFVQMFTTFIQQGSTMNMKIGSFSVPPASLCSFEIISVMIWVFACNNYITPASKKYLGNGTGLSQLQRMGIGRFLLILTMLTASYNESRRLANAHAGETLSILWQLPQFFILASSEVFNNITQLEFFFAQAPDRMKSFCTAMVMLSMALGNYLNSFIITVIAKVTSGEGEPGWIPDDLNKGHLDYYFLVLAGISVVNLFAYHSLAANYTLKKVISES, from the exons ATGGCGATGGAGGGAGATGATGAATTGGAGAATGGCGAACTGAGTCCTTTGAAGCCTCTG AGTTTGGAGAATGAATCTAGCCTCCATGGTCCTCACTTGAATCATAAGCCTAGCAACTCAAAAGCACTAGCTACCATTTTGG GATTCCAGTACTTGGATGGTGTTGCCTTTAATGGTATTGGAGCAAACTTGATTGTTTACTTTCGTACTGTTCTCCATGGAAACAATGCTGCAAATGCAGCAAATGTGGCTACTTGGGGCGGAACATGTTTCACGACACCGTTGTTTGGAGCTATTTTGGCTGATACCTATTGGGGGAATTACAAAACAATATTGATCTCCCTTTTTGTGTATCTCATA GGAATGGTTACTGTCACTTCTTCTGCCTTTTCAGCAACATCAAAATCATTTAATTGTGAGGGAAATTCGTGTCAGTCATCAAGCACCTTTCTATTTTGTGGGTTATATCTTGTTGCAATTGGAAGCGGTGGAATCAAGGCAACACTGCTTCCTTTTGGTGCAGATCAATTTGATGATGAGATTCCCctagaaaaagaaagaaagggtGCCTTCTTTAGTTGGTTTTATCTTTGCATCACCTTAGGAGGACTTACCTCAGGAACCATTATTGTATGGATACAGGAGAATATAGATTGGGGGCTTGGCTATTGCATTGCTACATTCTGCTTGGCTACAGCTTTAGCAGCATTTGTGTTGGGTACACCGAATTATCGGCAACGATTGCCTACTGGAAGCCCCTTGGCGAGTATTGTTCAGGTACTGGTTGCTTCCTACAAGAAGAGGAATGCAGAACTCCCCAGGGATAGCAGCCTATTGTATGAAGTCAACAAGGGCACATCTGGTGTGCAACCGAAATTACCACATACAAATGAGTTCAG GTTCTTGGATAAAGCAGCTGTGGTTTCTGCCCTAGATTTAAAAGATGGTTCTCCTCAAAACTCATCGAGTCTGTGCACTGTCACTCAAGTGGAAGAATTGAAGCTGTTCCTGCGTCTCCTACCGATATGGGCTAACAGCATTGTCTATGCAGCTGTATTTGTTCAAATGTTTACCACTTTCATTCAGCAAGGGAGTACAATGAACATGAAAATCGGATCATTCTCTGTCCCTCCTGCATCCCTGTGCTCCTTCGAAATCATAAGTGTCATGATCTGGGTTTTTGCCTGCAACAACTACATAACTCCAGCATCTAAGAAATACTTAGGAAATGGAACAGGACTTTCCCAGCTGCAGCGCATGGGAATTGGTCGTTTCCTACTGATCCTGACTATGTTAACTGCTTCTTACAATGAGAGCAGGAGATTAGCGAATGCCCATGCTGGTGAAACTTTGAGCATTTTGTGGCAACTCCCCCAGTTCTTTATCCTCGCCAGCTCAGAAGTCTTCAATAACATCACACAGCTTGAGTTCTTCTTTGCCCAGGCACCCGACAGAATGAAGAGCTTTTGCACAGCGATGGTTATGCTATCAATGGCTCTAGGCAATTACTTGAACTCGTTCATCATCACAGTTATCGCCAAGGTAACATCGGGCGAAGGAGAGCCTGGTTGGATCCCAGATGATTTGAACAAAGGCCATCTTGATTACTATTTCTTGGTACTAGCAGGTATATCAGTAGTGAACTTGTTTGCGTATCACTCTTTAGCAGCGAACTATACTCTGAAGAAAGTCATTTCAGAGAGTTAA
- the LOC122056718 gene encoding protein NRT1/ PTR FAMILY 8.3-like isoform X3 yields the protein MAMEGDDELENGELSPLKPLGMVTVTSSAFSATSKSFNCEGNSCQSSSTFLFCGLYLVAIGSGGIKATLLPFGADQFDDEIPLEKERKGAFFSWFYLCITLGGLTSGTIIVWIQENIDWGLGYCIATFCLATALAAFVLGTPNYRQRLPTGSPLASIVQVLVASYKKRNAELPRDSSLLYEVNKGTSGVQPKLPHTNEFRFLDKAAVVSALDLKDGSPQNSSSLCTVTQVEELKLFLRLLPIWANSIVYAAVFVQMFTTFIQQGSTMNMKIGSFSVPPASLCSFEIISVMIWVFACNNYITPASKKYLGNGTGLSQLQRMGIGRFLLILTMLTASYNESRRLANAHAGETLSILWQLPQFFILASSEVFNNITQLEFFFAQAPDRMKSFCTAMVMLSMALGNYLNSFIITVIAKVTSGEGEPGWIPDDLNKGHLDYYFLVLAGISVVNLFAYHSLAANYTLKKVISES from the exons ATGGCGATGGAGGGAGATGATGAATTGGAGAATGGCGAACTGAGTCCTTTGAAGCCTCTG GGAATGGTTACTGTCACTTCTTCTGCCTTTTCAGCAACATCAAAATCATTTAATTGTGAGGGAAATTCGTGTCAGTCATCAAGCACCTTTCTATTTTGTGGGTTATATCTTGTTGCAATTGGAAGCGGTGGAATCAAGGCAACACTGCTTCCTTTTGGTGCAGATCAATTTGATGATGAGATTCCCctagaaaaagaaagaaagggtGCCTTCTTTAGTTGGTTTTATCTTTGCATCACCTTAGGAGGACTTACCTCAGGAACCATTATTGTATGGATACAGGAGAATATAGATTGGGGGCTTGGCTATTGCATTGCTACATTCTGCTTGGCTACAGCTTTAGCAGCATTTGTGTTGGGTACACCGAATTATCGGCAACGATTGCCTACTGGAAGCCCCTTGGCGAGTATTGTTCAGGTACTGGTTGCTTCCTACAAGAAGAGGAATGCAGAACTCCCCAGGGATAGCAGCCTATTGTATGAAGTCAACAAGGGCACATCTGGTGTGCAACCGAAATTACCACATACAAATGAGTTCAG GTTCTTGGATAAAGCAGCTGTGGTTTCTGCCCTAGATTTAAAAGATGGTTCTCCTCAAAACTCATCGAGTCTGTGCACTGTCACTCAAGTGGAAGAATTGAAGCTGTTCCTGCGTCTCCTACCGATATGGGCTAACAGCATTGTCTATGCAGCTGTATTTGTTCAAATGTTTACCACTTTCATTCAGCAAGGGAGTACAATGAACATGAAAATCGGATCATTCTCTGTCCCTCCTGCATCCCTGTGCTCCTTCGAAATCATAAGTGTCATGATCTGGGTTTTTGCCTGCAACAACTACATAACTCCAGCATCTAAGAAATACTTAGGAAATGGAACAGGACTTTCCCAGCTGCAGCGCATGGGAATTGGTCGTTTCCTACTGATCCTGACTATGTTAACTGCTTCTTACAATGAGAGCAGGAGATTAGCGAATGCCCATGCTGGTGAAACTTTGAGCATTTTGTGGCAACTCCCCCAGTTCTTTATCCTCGCCAGCTCAGAAGTCTTCAATAACATCACACAGCTTGAGTTCTTCTTTGCCCAGGCACCCGACAGAATGAAGAGCTTTTGCACAGCGATGGTTATGCTATCAATGGCTCTAGGCAATTACTTGAACTCGTTCATCATCACAGTTATCGCCAAGGTAACATCGGGCGAAGGAGAGCCTGGTTGGATCCCAGATGATTTGAACAAAGGCCATCTTGATTACTATTTCTTGGTACTAGCAGGTATATCAGTAGTGAACTTGTTTGCGTATCACTCTTTAGCAGCGAACTATACTCTGAAGAAAGTCATTTCAGAGAGTTAA
- the LOC122056717 gene encoding uncharacterized protein LOC122056717, with protein MDFYSMPRRQLQALCKQNRIPANITNVAMADALQALHADGLLENAQEVLQDLTPFVPSSRKASLRREAPAPAVNFEASIEPREQPASPLPRARRVTVNASEIRRLAVEGEENGKEEVEKEAVGEATSMTVTKCSSIKPPPRSTRRASRKNDIEAQEEEPVDAMKTPARLTGRRTAAKTPVAVEQEAADTVVSARVTTRRNTRQSTRATIEDSTTSTVRRSSRIRAKTDESAFKMGSSFQEVEPEQGIEISNALVEKDDNGDKDCDLAVVDSDVPQNSLEEAVIAPEAKEFPTIAVVPEEEQLDKVEVDDHCEKGCTLVVVGANIQMHDLEEDRITPNAEELGVVKDELIVMPTEEAPEADVKEVSLQLHLFPKNDEDKPMDMITEKDDLVEEIAPADEQFTTVKEPMDMITEKDGLVDEIVPEDEMVQHHEGGDTKDDSDTNEDGGIHGNQHQVGEVIQESEVPETKCDFEGSPVQGLITSLENLEITKDLHLEDLAPKDDASEHAADEHTNEIDENFHLEDLSPEDDETKHEIPDATVDSFIQNQDSDTPDCDNEVETIGEVIAVTKCQLSGADNEDDKQNEDFHLEDLAPEDDETKHEIPGATIDSFIIQASDIPEKAKAGEVIAVTKCQLSVSDKENDQYSAELSTDVVVNEDKKKQNVQGNLDLISLRKLKKMYKEKMSSNVDKVETKRQALNDVNQNIVS; from the exons ATGGATTTCTACAGCATGCCCAGGCGACAGCTTCAAGCCCTCTGCAAGCAGAATCGTATCCCTGCCAACATCACCAACGTCGCCATGGCCGACGCCCTCCAAGCTCTCCATGCC GATGGATTGTTGGAGAACGCCCAAGAAGTGCTTCAGGATCTGACTCCCTTTGTCCCCTCTTCCCGCAAGGCCTCCTTGCGCCGCGAGGCGCCGGCGCCGGCGGTGAATTTTGAAGCTTCAATCGAGCCCAGGGAGCAGCCCGCGAGCCCCCTTCCTCGGGCACGCCGTGTGACTGTGAATGCCTCCGAGATCCGGCGATTGGCTGTTGAAGGAGAAGAAAATGGAAAGGAGGAGGTGGAGAAAGAAGCTGTAGGGGAGGCCACATCGATGACCGTCACTAAGTGCAGCTCCATAAAGCCGCCTCCAAGGAGCACTAGAAGGGCGAGCAGGAAAAATGACATTGAAGCTCAGGAAGAAGAGCCCGTAGACGCAATGAAAACTCCAGCACGCCTAACTGGTCGGAGGACAGCAGCCAAAACCCCAGTTGCGGTGGAGCAAGAGGCTGCAGATACGGTTGTTTCGGCTAGAGTTACAACTCGTCGTAATACGAGGCAGTCTACCAGGGCGACTATCGAAGATAGCACCACGTCCACCGTGAGGAGGAGCTCAAGGATTAGAGCTAAGACGGACGAATCTGCTTTCAAGATGGGTTCTTCATTCCAAGAAGTAGAACCGGAACAAG GCATAGAGATAAGCAATGCTCTGGTAGAGAAAGACGATAATGGTGATAAAGATTGCGATTTGGCGGTCGTTGATTCTGATGTTCCACAAAATTCTCTTGAAGAAGCTGTAATAGCTCCAGAAGCTAAAGAATTTCCTACTATAGCTGTGGTGCCAGAGGAAGAGCAACTGGACAAAG TGGAAGTCGACGATCACTGTGAAAAAGGTTGCACTTTGGTGGTAGTTGGTGCCAATATTCAGATGCATGATCTTGAAGAGGACAGAATAACTCCAAATGCCGAAGAGTTAGGTGTTGTCAAAGACGAACTGATTGTTATGCCTACAGAAGAAGCTCCAGAAGCTGATGTGAAGGAGGTTTCTTTGCAACTCCATTTGTTTCCGAAAAATGATGAAGACAAACCGATGGACATGATTACAGAAAAAGACGATTTAGTGGAAGAAATAGCTCCAGCAGATGAACAATTTACTACTGTGAAGGAACCGATGGATATGATTACTGAAAAAGACGGTTTAGTGGATGAAATAGTTCCAGAAGATGAAATGGTTCAACATCATGAAG GTGGTGATACCAAAGATGACTCTGATACAAATGAAGATGGAGGCATCCATGGCAATCAACACCAAGTTGGGGAGGTGATTCAAGAAAGTGAAGTACCtgagaccaaatgtgattttgaAGGTTCACCTGTCCAAGGGCTCATAACTTCTTTAGAGAACCTAGAGATAACCAAGGATCTTCACCTTGAAGATCTTGCCCCTAAAGATGATGCATCCGAACATGCTGCAGATGAACATACCAATGAGATAGATGAAAATTTTCACCTTGAAGATCTTTCCCCCGAAGATGATGAAACCAAACATGAGATTCCTGATGCAACAGTAGATTCCTTCATCCAGAATCAGGATTCTGATACTCCTGATTGTGACAACGAGGTAGAGACAATAGGCGAAGTCATTGCTGTCACAAAATGTCAACTTTCTGGCGCAGACAACGAGGATGATAAGCAAAATGAAGATTTTCACCTTGAAGATCTTGCCCCCGAAGATGATGAAACCAAACATGAGATTCCTGGTGCGACAATAGATTCCTTCATCATACAGGCTTCTGATATTCCTGAGAAAGCTAAAGCAGGCGAAGTCATTGCTGTCACAAAATGCCAACTTTCTGTCTCTGACAAAGAAAATGATCAATATTCTGCCGAATTGTCCACAGATGTGGTGGTAAATGAAGACAAGAAGAAGCAAAATGTGCAGGGAAACTTGGATTTAATTAGCCTGAGAAAGCTGAAGAAGATGTACAAGGAGAAGATGAGCAGCAATGTCGACAAG GTGGAAACAAAAAGGCAAGCTCTAAATGATGTCAATCAGAACATTGTCTCATGA
- the LOC122056718 gene encoding protein NRT1/ PTR FAMILY 8.3-like isoform X1 — MSDLGNPRMLFGLENGELSPLKPLSLENESSLHGPHLNHKPSNSKALATILGFQYLDGVAFNGIGANLIVYFRTVLHGNNAANAANVATWGGTCFTTPLFGAILADTYWGNYKTILISLFVYLIGMVTVTSSAFSATSKSFNCEGNSCQSSSTFLFCGLYLVAIGSGGIKATLLPFGADQFDDEIPLEKERKGAFFSWFYLCITLGGLTSGTIIVWIQENIDWGLGYCIATFCLATALAAFVLGTPNYRQRLPTGSPLASIVQVLVASYKKRNAELPRDSSLLYEVNKGTSGVQPKLPHTNEFRFLDKAAVVSALDLKDGSPQNSSSLCTVTQVEELKLFLRLLPIWANSIVYAAVFVQMFTTFIQQGSTMNMKIGSFSVPPASLCSFEIISVMIWVFACNNYITPASKKYLGNGTGLSQLQRMGIGRFLLILTMLTASYNESRRLANAHAGETLSILWQLPQFFILASSEVFNNITQLEFFFAQAPDRMKSFCTAMVMLSMALGNYLNSFIITVIAKVTSGEGEPGWIPDDLNKGHLDYYFLVLAGISVVNLFAYHSLAANYTLKKVISES; from the exons ATGAGTGATTTGGGGAACCCTAGAATGTTATTTGGCCTGGAGAATGGCGAACTGAGTCCTTTGAAGCCTCTG AGTTTGGAGAATGAATCTAGCCTCCATGGTCCTCACTTGAATCATAAGCCTAGCAACTCAAAAGCACTAGCTACCATTTTGG GATTCCAGTACTTGGATGGTGTTGCCTTTAATGGTATTGGAGCAAACTTGATTGTTTACTTTCGTACTGTTCTCCATGGAAACAATGCTGCAAATGCAGCAAATGTGGCTACTTGGGGCGGAACATGTTTCACGACACCGTTGTTTGGAGCTATTTTGGCTGATACCTATTGGGGGAATTACAAAACAATATTGATCTCCCTTTTTGTGTATCTCATA GGAATGGTTACTGTCACTTCTTCTGCCTTTTCAGCAACATCAAAATCATTTAATTGTGAGGGAAATTCGTGTCAGTCATCAAGCACCTTTCTATTTTGTGGGTTATATCTTGTTGCAATTGGAAGCGGTGGAATCAAGGCAACACTGCTTCCTTTTGGTGCAGATCAATTTGATGATGAGATTCCCctagaaaaagaaagaaagggtGCCTTCTTTAGTTGGTTTTATCTTTGCATCACCTTAGGAGGACTTACCTCAGGAACCATTATTGTATGGATACAGGAGAATATAGATTGGGGGCTTGGCTATTGCATTGCTACATTCTGCTTGGCTACAGCTTTAGCAGCATTTGTGTTGGGTACACCGAATTATCGGCAACGATTGCCTACTGGAAGCCCCTTGGCGAGTATTGTTCAGGTACTGGTTGCTTCCTACAAGAAGAGGAATGCAGAACTCCCCAGGGATAGCAGCCTATTGTATGAAGTCAACAAGGGCACATCTGGTGTGCAACCGAAATTACCACATACAAATGAGTTCAG GTTCTTGGATAAAGCAGCTGTGGTTTCTGCCCTAGATTTAAAAGATGGTTCTCCTCAAAACTCATCGAGTCTGTGCACTGTCACTCAAGTGGAAGAATTGAAGCTGTTCCTGCGTCTCCTACCGATATGGGCTAACAGCATTGTCTATGCAGCTGTATTTGTTCAAATGTTTACCACTTTCATTCAGCAAGGGAGTACAATGAACATGAAAATCGGATCATTCTCTGTCCCTCCTGCATCCCTGTGCTCCTTCGAAATCATAAGTGTCATGATCTGGGTTTTTGCCTGCAACAACTACATAACTCCAGCATCTAAGAAATACTTAGGAAATGGAACAGGACTTTCCCAGCTGCAGCGCATGGGAATTGGTCGTTTCCTACTGATCCTGACTATGTTAACTGCTTCTTACAATGAGAGCAGGAGATTAGCGAATGCCCATGCTGGTGAAACTTTGAGCATTTTGTGGCAACTCCCCCAGTTCTTTATCCTCGCCAGCTCAGAAGTCTTCAATAACATCACACAGCTTGAGTTCTTCTTTGCCCAGGCACCCGACAGAATGAAGAGCTTTTGCACAGCGATGGTTATGCTATCAATGGCTCTAGGCAATTACTTGAACTCGTTCATCATCACAGTTATCGCCAAGGTAACATCGGGCGAAGGAGAGCCTGGTTGGATCCCAGATGATTTGAACAAAGGCCATCTTGATTACTATTTCTTGGTACTAGCAGGTATATCAGTAGTGAACTTGTTTGCGTATCACTCTTTAGCAGCGAACTATACTCTGAAGAAAGTCATTTCAGAGAGTTAA